Proteins encoded together in one Benincasa hispida cultivar B227 chromosome 1, ASM972705v1, whole genome shotgun sequence window:
- the LOC120072288 gene encoding uncharacterized protein LOC120072288: MSSRVANMGTITEALECSLKKCSLSHHQTHHQQQPVSSSDSSSNNKNASSIHQTTTTLDLNSHLSLPYHWEQCLDLKTGEIYYINWRNGMKAKEDPRSTKEDDEYSEDYCYYYSDDDDSSYDSEESSTESSNNNNNKKFVGEEEEEKDVLVVGGCKRCFMYFMVPKNLEDCPKCNGQLLHFDRSENDIP, encoded by the exons ATGAGTAGTAGAGTTGCAAATATGGGAACAATCACAGAAGCTTTAGAATGCTCTCTCAAAAAATGTTCCTTAAGCCatcatcaaactcatcatcaacAGCAACCTGTTTCTTCATCAGATTCTTCTTCCAACAACAAAAACGCTTCTTCTATTCATCAAACAACAACCACTTTGGATCTCAACTCCCATCTCTCTTTGCCTTACCATTGGGAGCAATGTCTTGATTTAAag ACAGGGGAGATATACTATATAAATTGGAGAAATGGAATGAAGGCAAAGGAAGATCCAAGGTCCAcaaaagaagatgatgaataTAGTGAAGATTATTGTTATTACTACTCGGACGACGACGATAGCTCATACGACAGCGAAGAGTCGTCGACGGAGTCgtcaaacaacaacaacaacaagaaatttgtgggagaagaagaagaagaaaaagatgttTTGGTGGTTGGAGGTTGCAAGAGATGCTTCATGTATTTTATGGTTCCCAAAAATCTTGAAGATTGCCCTAAATGCAATGGTCAGCTTCTCCATTTTGATCGCTCTGAAAATGACATTCCATGA